The Setaria viridis chromosome 6, Setaria_viridis_v4.0, whole genome shotgun sequence genome contains a region encoding:
- the LOC117861634 gene encoding probable adenylate kinase 5, chloroplastic isoform X1, whose product MAAFSPAKTSPPLAAPGTHRCHGPAIRRISPSPSCYPSLALSSSPVVPSVCAPAGALKPKPWGLGLRCRAAEEASMPARGNAPLKVMISGAPASGKGTQCRMIVEKYGLVHISTGDLLRAEVSSGTEIGKKAKEYMGSGKLVPDQVVTDMVVSRLSQPDVQERGWLLDGYPRSFSQAQSLESLKIRPDIFIVLEVPDDILINRCVGRRLDPVTGKIYHVKNFPPENEEISARLITRSDDTFEKVKSRLDTYKQNSEAILPAYSDFLNQIDGNRPVEVIFQEIDSLLQKICENTSANKLIKANGKSPASVDTGSKNEWRGIPTRLNNIPHSREIRKYFYDDVLQATKRAIEDKKTRLQIDINIPELNPEMDVYRIGTLMELVRELSLSFADDGKRVKVCVQGSMGQGAFAGIPLQLAGTRKILEFMDWGDYGAKGTFINIGAVGASEVDKEDDMFVLIAPQNAVGNCIIDDMRAMTDAAGDRPVILVNPRLKDMPGSSGVMQTMGRDMRLKYAASFETCYSFRLLYYAGSFYPIMGALRMAYPNKYEIYRRVDEPDGKEKYALIAEFTDKPTPDDITSAFKGRKKDDEKAPSGFWGFLSGIL is encoded by the exons ATGGCGGCCTTCTCCCCGGCCAAGACCTCGCCTCCTCTCGCCGCGCCGGGGACCCACCGCTGCCATGGCCCCGCGATCCGCCGcatctcgccgtcgccgtcctgcTACCCGTCTCTGGCGTTGTCCTCCTCACCGGTCGTCCCCTCCGTCTGcgccccggccggcgccctcaAACCAAAGCCCTGG GGTCTAGGACTTCGGTGCCGGGCCGCGGAGGAGGCTTCGATGCCGGCGCGGGGGAATGCTCCGCTCAAGGTGATGATCTCGGGAGCGCCCGCGTCGGGCAAAGGGACGCAATGCCGCATGATCGTCGAGAAG TATGGTTTAGTTCACATATCAACTGGAGATCTTCTGCGAGCTGAAGTATCTTCTGGCACAGAAATTGGCAAAAAAGCAAAGGAATATATGGGCAGTGGAAAGCTTGTACCGGATCAAGTTGTCACAGAT ATGGTGGTATCCCGACTATCACAACCAGATGTACAAGAAAGAGGGTGGCTTCTTGATGGCTACCCCAGGAGCTTCAGTCAAGCACAAAGCCTTGAAAGTTTGAAAATAAGACCAGATATATTCATTGTGCTGGAA GTTCCTGATGACATTCTAATCAACAGATGTGTTGGAAGACGGCTGGATCCTGTGACTGGCAAAATTTACCATGTAAAAAACTTCCCCCCGGAGAATGAGGAGATTTCTGCCCGACTTATTACACGTTCTGACGATACATTTGAGAAG GTTAAATCACGTCTTGATACATACAAGCAAAATTCTGAAGCTATTCTTCCTGCATACTCAGATTTTCTTAATCAG ATTGATGGAAATCGCCCTGTTGAAGTCATTTTTCAGGAGATAGATTCCCTATTACAGAAGATCTGTGAGAACACTTCAGCAAACAAGTTGATCAAAGCAAATG GAAAATCACCAGCTTCTGTGGATACAGGTTCAAAAAAT GAGTGGCGTGGAATTCCAACAAGATTGAATAACATTCCACATTCCAGGGAAATTAGGAAATACTTCTACGATGATGTATTACAAGCTACAAAACGTGCTATTGAAGATAAAAAGACTCGGTTGCAG ATAGATATCAACATCCCTGAACTTAACCCTGAAATG GATGTTTATCGCATAGGAACCCTTATGGAACTTGTAAGAGAACTTTCTCTATCCTTTGCTGATGATGGAAAACGTGTCAAG GTCTGTGTTCAAGGCTCCATGGGGCAAGGTGCATTTGCTGGCATCCCACTTCAACTGGCAGGAACCAGAAAAATTTTGGAATTCATGGACTGGGGTGACTATGGGGCGAAGGGTACCTTCATTAATATTGGAGCTGTAG GTGCTAGCGAGGTTGACAAAGAAGATGATATGTTTGTCCTCATTGCTCCCCAAAATGCTGTTGGAAACTGCATAATTGAT GATATGAGAGCTATGACTGATGCTGCTGGTGACAGACCTGTGATTCTTGTAAACCCTCGCCTGAAG GATATGCCTGGATCAAGTGGTGTAATGCAA ACGATGGGAAGAGACATGAGGCTAAAGTATGCTGCATCATTTGAGACTTGCTATTCATTTCGGCTTCTCTACTATGCTGGCTCATTCTATCCTATCATGGGAGCTTTAAG GATGGCTTATCCAAATAAATATGAGATTTATCGAAGGGTTGATGAGCCCGATGGGAAAGAGAAATATGCTCTTATAGCTGAATTCACAGACAAGCCAACTCCTGATGACATTACAAGTGCTTTCAAAGGACGGAAAAA GGACGACGAAAAGGCACCTTCAGGATTCTG GGGTTTCTTAAGTGGTATATTGTGA
- the LOC117861634 gene encoding probable adenylate kinase 5, chloroplastic isoform X2, which yields MAAFSPAKTSPPLAAPGTHRCHGPAIRRISPSPSCYPSLALSSSPVVPSVCAPAGALKPKPWGLGLRCRAAEEASMPARGNAPLKVMISGAPASGKGTQCRMIVEKYGLVHISTGDLLRAEVSSGTEIGKKAKEYMGSGKLVPDQVVTDMVVSRLSQPDVQERGWLLDGYPRSFSQAQSLESLKIRPDIFIVLEVPDDILINRCVGRRLDPVTGKIYHVKNFPPENEEISARLITRSDDTFEKVKSRLDTYKQNSEAILPAYSDFLNQEIDSLLQKICENTSANKLIKANGKSPASVDTGSKNEWRGIPTRLNNIPHSREIRKYFYDDVLQATKRAIEDKKTRLQIDINIPELNPEMDVYRIGTLMELVRELSLSFADDGKRVKVCVQGSMGQGAFAGIPLQLAGTRKILEFMDWGDYGAKGTFINIGAVGASEVDKEDDMFVLIAPQNAVGNCIIDDMRAMTDAAGDRPVILVNPRLKDMPGSSGVMQTMGRDMRLKYAASFETCYSFRLLYYAGSFYPIMGALRMAYPNKYEIYRRVDEPDGKEKYALIAEFTDKPTPDDITSAFKGRKKDDEKAPSGFWGFLSGIL from the exons ATGGCGGCCTTCTCCCCGGCCAAGACCTCGCCTCCTCTCGCCGCGCCGGGGACCCACCGCTGCCATGGCCCCGCGATCCGCCGcatctcgccgtcgccgtcctgcTACCCGTCTCTGGCGTTGTCCTCCTCACCGGTCGTCCCCTCCGTCTGcgccccggccggcgccctcaAACCAAAGCCCTGG GGTCTAGGACTTCGGTGCCGGGCCGCGGAGGAGGCTTCGATGCCGGCGCGGGGGAATGCTCCGCTCAAGGTGATGATCTCGGGAGCGCCCGCGTCGGGCAAAGGGACGCAATGCCGCATGATCGTCGAGAAG TATGGTTTAGTTCACATATCAACTGGAGATCTTCTGCGAGCTGAAGTATCTTCTGGCACAGAAATTGGCAAAAAAGCAAAGGAATATATGGGCAGTGGAAAGCTTGTACCGGATCAAGTTGTCACAGAT ATGGTGGTATCCCGACTATCACAACCAGATGTACAAGAAAGAGGGTGGCTTCTTGATGGCTACCCCAGGAGCTTCAGTCAAGCACAAAGCCTTGAAAGTTTGAAAATAAGACCAGATATATTCATTGTGCTGGAA GTTCCTGATGACATTCTAATCAACAGATGTGTTGGAAGACGGCTGGATCCTGTGACTGGCAAAATTTACCATGTAAAAAACTTCCCCCCGGAGAATGAGGAGATTTCTGCCCGACTTATTACACGTTCTGACGATACATTTGAGAAG GTTAAATCACGTCTTGATACATACAAGCAAAATTCTGAAGCTATTCTTCCTGCATACTCAGATTTTCTTAATCAG GAGATAGATTCCCTATTACAGAAGATCTGTGAGAACACTTCAGCAAACAAGTTGATCAAAGCAAATG GAAAATCACCAGCTTCTGTGGATACAGGTTCAAAAAAT GAGTGGCGTGGAATTCCAACAAGATTGAATAACATTCCACATTCCAGGGAAATTAGGAAATACTTCTACGATGATGTATTACAAGCTACAAAACGTGCTATTGAAGATAAAAAGACTCGGTTGCAG ATAGATATCAACATCCCTGAACTTAACCCTGAAATG GATGTTTATCGCATAGGAACCCTTATGGAACTTGTAAGAGAACTTTCTCTATCCTTTGCTGATGATGGAAAACGTGTCAAG GTCTGTGTTCAAGGCTCCATGGGGCAAGGTGCATTTGCTGGCATCCCACTTCAACTGGCAGGAACCAGAAAAATTTTGGAATTCATGGACTGGGGTGACTATGGGGCGAAGGGTACCTTCATTAATATTGGAGCTGTAG GTGCTAGCGAGGTTGACAAAGAAGATGATATGTTTGTCCTCATTGCTCCCCAAAATGCTGTTGGAAACTGCATAATTGAT GATATGAGAGCTATGACTGATGCTGCTGGTGACAGACCTGTGATTCTTGTAAACCCTCGCCTGAAG GATATGCCTGGATCAAGTGGTGTAATGCAA ACGATGGGAAGAGACATGAGGCTAAAGTATGCTGCATCATTTGAGACTTGCTATTCATTTCGGCTTCTCTACTATGCTGGCTCATTCTATCCTATCATGGGAGCTTTAAG GATGGCTTATCCAAATAAATATGAGATTTATCGAAGGGTTGATGAGCCCGATGGGAAAGAGAAATATGCTCTTATAGCTGAATTCACAGACAAGCCAACTCCTGATGACATTACAAGTGCTTTCAAAGGACGGAAAAA GGACGACGAAAAGGCACCTTCAGGATTCTG GGGTTTCTTAAGTGGTATATTGTGA
- the LOC117861634 gene encoding probable adenylate kinase 5, chloroplastic isoform X3 codes for MVVSRLSQPDVQERGWLLDGYPRSFSQAQSLESLKIRPDIFIVLEVPDDILINRCVGRRLDPVTGKIYHVKNFPPENEEISARLITRSDDTFEKVKSRLDTYKQNSEAILPAYSDFLNQIDGNRPVEVIFQEIDSLLQKICENTSANKLIKANGKSPASVDTGSKNEWRGIPTRLNNIPHSREIRKYFYDDVLQATKRAIEDKKTRLQIDINIPELNPEMDVYRIGTLMELVRELSLSFADDGKRVKVCVQGSMGQGAFAGIPLQLAGTRKILEFMDWGDYGAKGTFINIGAVGASEVDKEDDMFVLIAPQNAVGNCIIDDMRAMTDAAGDRPVILVNPRLKDMPGSSGVMQTMGRDMRLKYAASFETCYSFRLLYYAGSFYPIMGALRMAYPNKYEIYRRVDEPDGKEKYALIAEFTDKPTPDDITSAFKGRKKDDEKAPSGFWGFLSGIL; via the exons ATGGTGGTATCCCGACTATCACAACCAGATGTACAAGAAAGAGGGTGGCTTCTTGATGGCTACCCCAGGAGCTTCAGTCAAGCACAAAGCCTTGAAAGTTTGAAAATAAGACCAGATATATTCATTGTGCTGGAA GTTCCTGATGACATTCTAATCAACAGATGTGTTGGAAGACGGCTGGATCCTGTGACTGGCAAAATTTACCATGTAAAAAACTTCCCCCCGGAGAATGAGGAGATTTCTGCCCGACTTATTACACGTTCTGACGATACATTTGAGAAG GTTAAATCACGTCTTGATACATACAAGCAAAATTCTGAAGCTATTCTTCCTGCATACTCAGATTTTCTTAATCAG ATTGATGGAAATCGCCCTGTTGAAGTCATTTTTCAGGAGATAGATTCCCTATTACAGAAGATCTGTGAGAACACTTCAGCAAACAAGTTGATCAAAGCAAATG GAAAATCACCAGCTTCTGTGGATACAGGTTCAAAAAAT GAGTGGCGTGGAATTCCAACAAGATTGAATAACATTCCACATTCCAGGGAAATTAGGAAATACTTCTACGATGATGTATTACAAGCTACAAAACGTGCTATTGAAGATAAAAAGACTCGGTTGCAG ATAGATATCAACATCCCTGAACTTAACCCTGAAATG GATGTTTATCGCATAGGAACCCTTATGGAACTTGTAAGAGAACTTTCTCTATCCTTTGCTGATGATGGAAAACGTGTCAAG GTCTGTGTTCAAGGCTCCATGGGGCAAGGTGCATTTGCTGGCATCCCACTTCAACTGGCAGGAACCAGAAAAATTTTGGAATTCATGGACTGGGGTGACTATGGGGCGAAGGGTACCTTCATTAATATTGGAGCTGTAG GTGCTAGCGAGGTTGACAAAGAAGATGATATGTTTGTCCTCATTGCTCCCCAAAATGCTGTTGGAAACTGCATAATTGAT GATATGAGAGCTATGACTGATGCTGCTGGTGACAGACCTGTGATTCTTGTAAACCCTCGCCTGAAG GATATGCCTGGATCAAGTGGTGTAATGCAA ACGATGGGAAGAGACATGAGGCTAAAGTATGCTGCATCATTTGAGACTTGCTATTCATTTCGGCTTCTCTACTATGCTGGCTCATTCTATCCTATCATGGGAGCTTTAAG GATGGCTTATCCAAATAAATATGAGATTTATCGAAGGGTTGATGAGCCCGATGGGAAAGAGAAATATGCTCTTATAGCTGAATTCACAGACAAGCCAACTCCTGATGACATTACAAGTGCTTTCAAAGGACGGAAAAA GGACGACGAAAAGGCACCTTCAGGATTCTG GGGTTTCTTAAGTGGTATATTGTGA